Sequence from the Miscanthus floridulus cultivar M001 chromosome 16, ASM1932011v1, whole genome shotgun sequence genome:
TCCTAATCCAGATCAACTATGTCACAAGAAGGTTGAATGGGTTGGCCCCAGCAAGTCCTGGGCGTTTGTCCCCAGCAAGTGTAATATTATGTGACAACATGATTATGTTAAGTGTTCATACGTTAAGTGTTCATACGATATAACAATAGTAATATTACACAGAGAacacatattttctatttttacatacttttaactatttaaaaactatttaataAATATAAACCtgaataaatctataactcagtCACACATAATCCAATGAGCGTGAAATTTTTATTTCGTCTCAAACATACAATGATTAgttcaccataaaaatttcaccacaataaAACCACAAAAACTACAACTATGAATTAATcatagaaaaacatagatctaaagctagagCAAAAATTCTGTACCAAATCATACCATATCATATgcttactgtgtagatctactcatgtggaatcCAATAAAATGAGATTTTCGATTTTATGATTTTTTGTAATTTACTATGATTTCTtaaagattcagccaaaataaatataaaagaaaaagagaaaaatcaTCTAGAGAAACAATTAGGGAGGTCATATATCCGGTTTGAAAAGATGGGGAGGAGTTATGTCCGATTTTCTAGTTTAGGGAGGAAAAACTGACTTTTGTGATAATTGAGGAAGacaaagtagactttttccatgcAAAATCAAGAATTCACCTTCCTTGTTGCTTGCTTGGgctaagctcttgtggtctaggATGTTGGAAAGGCCATATTGGCTAATGGGCTAGAGGTTGGAAAGGACATATTGGCTAAATTTTAGGCTCCTCTCTCTGGTCTAGGGCATCGCACACCAACACACGTCAACACTCAACAGCAGCAGCAAAATCCTATTTTGAATTGAACATAGTTTGGCAAAGTTGCCTGGGGCTGTTTGGTTTGAGCCCTGGCCTAGGGGGCTGCACCCAGGCACATGCATCCGACCCCAGGCGTCCAAAAACCAACACCTGGGATGCATGTCATGCAGATTTGCCAGGGCATCAACCAAACTAACCCAAATTTGGGTTGCACCCAGGCACATGCATCCGACCCCAGGTGTCCAAAAACCAACGCCTGGGATGCATGCCAGGCAGATTTGCCAGGGCGTCAACCAAACTAACCCAGATTTTAGACTTTTGTGGGGCTACACCCAGGCACATGCATCCGACCCCAGGTGTTCAAAAACCAATGCCTAGGATGCATGCCAGACAGATTTGCCAGGGCGTCAACCAAACTATCCCAGATTTTAGACTTTCTATTTTTCTAAATAAGTGAAAATAGAGAGATGTTTCATAGCTTCAAGAGAGAGGGATAGGTTCGTAGTTTTTAACTAAATAACTTATTGTTTTCCACAATTCACAGCTGAACTAAACAGATCCATAGGCTTCCAAACCTGTTACTAGAGCTAGTATATTCCCACTATTTTAACAGCATTCTAGAAAATGGATCCAGTCAATTAGTTAGTCCCATTCTCTTCGCTATAACATCCATAGTCTATCAAATAAACATGAACATTGATCACTTCTTGAGCCCAATACCTTCATAACAGAACTCAAACGACACAAGAACGTAATACAGGCATTTTTGGGCCAACTTGTAAGATTTCTTGAATTCATTACACACAATTACTTTACAAGAACATTTTACACCCTACAATTTTACTGGTACAACATTGCAACGGCAGAGACTATAATGAAAACATAACAACATGACAATTTTGAAACAAGCCAGCCAAATAgcacaatattttctttctttttcaagcggtagagtcttaccgcctgtgaccggaaggtctcgggttcaagtcgcggtctcctcgcattgcacaggcaaaGATAAGGCCTGCCACTGAcatccttccccagaccccacacagagcgggagctctctgcactgggtacgcccttttttctTTTCAATCGTCTCCCTTGCTCAGCTGCAAAGGTTAGGAATGCAGGCTCCATCCGGGTTGGTCTGCTCTTTCCAGATCCGCCCAGTCACCCTCAACTTCAGCTCCTTCCTGTCACCGCCCGAGAAGAACAGCGCCATATTCCTCTGGATGACGAGGCCATCATGGCTGTCACGGACCTTGCGGTGGCTGTCACGGATGCTTCTAGGAGTACCTTCCCATACCATTTTCCTCCCATTACCACCAACCTCTAGGCTATATGTATAGTTCCTTGCTTCATTCTCATCACCCATGAATCGGAGGAAAGCCATATACACTGGAGCCATTCCGAGCTGGAATGCCTCAAAGTGCAGGCAGAAGTACTGCCCAAAACAATGGAATACCTGAACAGAAACACAACATTCAACCAGTCAAATTACTTGAGAATACATATTTTACTTGTTAACCATGGATCATAAGGCCAGCAATGTTTTAAATATATGATGTTTAGGACAAGTAATTTGTTCATACATCGTACATCTAAAACTAGATCGAATAGCAGATAAGGAATAATTCAGAGCTAGTTTAATCTTACTGTTAGCATCCAGGTGGCATTTTCAACCTCTCGCGGATTGGATTTGACGTATCTATGGTTGAACGTGCAGCCACTGTGCATATCAACTTTGTGATCATCCCTCAAATGTGCAACAAGGAATGGAATATCACCAGCCACAGCACATTCAGAGCCAGCGTAGGGGCAGTTATATGGCCTGAAGCTGCACTGCGCTTCATGCTTTATCTTGCTGTAGTATGGGAAGATCTCTGGGCAACCTAAAGAGCAGTACTTACAGGGAAGCTCAAGCGACTCTGCTACTTTTTCCAATGCTAAGCACCTGATATCACCAAGCTCTTGTCTGCATGTAGGGCACCGGTTGTGCACCCTGGCCTTGCATGTTGAACACAAAGTATGTCCATTTTGACACTGTTAAAAAAGCAAATAAATTCAGCAATCAACTATGGAAGTATTCTACTGAAAGGGCTATAGTTGATGAATAAGCTTTACAGAACCACAaaatggaaccatattcatttgtCTACTGTATTATATATGCTTCTAGCATTACGAAAAAAATTGCATGTTCCCTCTGAATTGAAGTGGTTCCACAGAACATGTGGATAATCCTGAAAGAAACTGCACAGATCAAAGTAATAGGAAAACTGCTCTAAAGATGTCTGCCTAGGTGGAACTTAATCACCTCCCAGCCTGCCCAGGAGGTGCGGGCGTGTTTGGATGGTGGCGTCACATTCTTGCCTGGCCCAGGCAGCAACACCAGGCGTCCGTTTTCGTCTGCCAGTGGCCAGAATCATTTGCCTAGATTGCCATCCAAACACGCCCAGGTGCCACCCCACTGCCTGGCTTGCTAACTAGCACTCGGTTTGATTCCAAATCCACATTTTTTATGTCATTAATACTTATGAGTTCATAACTAAAGATTATTAAGTTTAGCACACAGAGGGAACTGATTAGTGATTCCTGGCCCCAGATTTatttgaaaaagaaaaggaaagcaaaaaaaaaaaaaaaaaaaaaaaaaaatcaacgagGGGAGAATACATGGATGAGGTCGAGAGATAACTTTCCTCTTGATTCGAAAAGGATTCCACCTTATTTTCCATGCAGGAATAGGCTCCTAACAAGACAATCCAAGGTCTCAATCCACCTTATCTCCAGATGAAGCTTGTTAAATCGAGCCTCGACTTGAAAACAGCTATTTGGCTCCCTCAAATTCTAAAAACTGTGCAAAATACCTCATAATGTGGCATCCAATTTAGAAAAAACAATAAGTTTTAGTATTATCATATGAACTGCGATGCAGGAAAGACCAAACCACCTGCTTCCACTTTTCCAATCTGCTATCATTCATGTATGATCCAATGGTACAAATAATTTTTTTGAGATTTTCCATGATTAGGATGCCACATCAAGACTGTGTTGCCCGCTAGGACGGCATGCAAATCAAATCATGGTTGTCAAGTGCCAATAGGGTATTCTTGCATTGGTTTAAGAGTTTGAAggtgcctatgtttgcatttagtCTGATAGTTCACTTCTTGACTTGCCACGAATACCTTTTCTTACTTCCAATTTTCACAGGAGAGCTGCCCATCATTATGTAAGGAATGAATAAAGATCAATCCACCTTACAAAAACCAGAGACAAAACCCAACCAAACactcacaaaaaaaaaaagaaacaacagTCAGGTTAAATACAGTCCAGACTCCAGAAGCAACAAGCAATGGGAATAAacgaaaataaataaaaggacCATCATGGGTCAACACTCTGTTATGAAAAGGCACCGGATAGATGGATTAGCAGAGAGACCCCAGATAGCCACCTTTCCTCGGGGACTATCTTAGGATTTCTTCTTGCTTGCCTCTAACGGATACATGGTGGTCCCTTTTATAGAGACAACTTACTTAACCGAATCAATCTATCTTATtcctttcctaacaaaccaaatCAATCTAATCTAATCAGGTCCGGTACTGTTCACGTAGCACTGTTATTCCTTTGCTAACAAACCAAATCAATCTAATCTAATTCTAGGCGCCACCTATCTACAGTGTCGCGTGGGTCCCCTGGGCTGGCTCCACCTGCCATAACACACTCTAGCTGTTATGACCGGTATACAATATACCAGGCACCGGTGTACAAGTGGCTAGGGGCGCCCAGATCAGCCCAGATCAGATAGGTGGCACCTAGAATTAGATGGGCTAATAGCCAAATTATCCTTGTGTTTTATTTTTTGCTATTTTCCccaaatagatatttatttcttaaAATAGGGCCTCTTAGAGGGGATATATATATCTTGTAAACATTATTGAAGGAATCAAGCAAGGCAAACATTATTTGCCTGGCCTCAAGGGCCGAGGGCTGCATACGTGACTTCCTTGCCTCCCTGCCTCCTCTCACGCACAGCCCTAGGGCAGCAGCAGCGAGCAACCGTCGCCTCTTCCTCTCGCCGCCACGGCAGCACGCCGTCACCGAGAGATCAGACCTCGCCCTCCCCTCTTCCATCCCTACAACCTCCGCAACAACTCCGGTAGGACCTCACGTCCTATCAATTTGGTATCGGAGATGCCAGGATCCCCTCCCACCACCACCGTGCCGCCCCCTGCCACCACCTCTCCATTGACGGTCACCACTTCCCCGCTGCCTGTTACTTCAGCGCCGGCTGCACCTTCGTCGTCCATGCCGGACCAGTTGGCTGCGGTGGTCGCCGACCTTGCTCGCTCCGTCGCCGCCATCCAGTCCTACCTTTTCAGCATGCAGCCGCCGCAACCGGCCAGCTGGCCGCTGCCGCAATCAGCCGTGGCCTCACTGCCGCCGGTTTTCCCCTACGGGCTGCCCGGTTACGGGACGCCGACGTCTTCGTTCCAGGGCGTGCAGCCGACCGCCCCTGCTGCGGATGCCGCCTTCTCCTTCGCCGATCCCGTCTTATGCTTTGGCATcgacgatggggccggtgtacACGATGGCGACTGCCCCGGCGGCCACGACGAGAGTCGCTCCAGCACCCACCACAGGCGCCGTGGTCCTTCACGGTGGGCCCCAAGTCTCCGATGGGATCTTCTATAGGGGCTCTCATGGTTCCCTCCTCTACGGTGGCAGCTCGCCGCCTGGTCACCCCGGCGCGTCGCCGTCCTCAGGCAGCGCTGCCTGTTACTTCAGCGTCAGCTGCACCTTCGTCGTCCACGCCGGACCAGTTGGCTGCGGTGGTCGCCGACCTTGCTCGCTCCGTCGCCGCCATCCAGTCCTACCTTTTCAGCATGCAGCCGCCGCAACCGGCCAGCTGGCCGTTGCCGCAATCAGCCGTGGCCTCACTGCCGCCGGTTTTCCGCTACGGGCTGCCCGGTTACGGGACGCTGACGTCTTCGTTCCAGGGCGTGCAGCCGACCGCCCCTGCTGCGGATGCCGCCTTCTCCTTCGCCGATCCCGTCTTATGCTTTGGCATCGACGATGGGCCGGTGTACACGATGGCAACTGCCCCGGTGGCCACGACGAGAGTCGCTCCAGCACCCACCACAGGCGCCATGGTCCTTCACGGTGGGCCCCAAGTCTCCGATGGGATCTTCTATAGGGGCTCTCATGGTTCCCTCCTCTACGGTGGCAGCTCGCCGCCTGGTCACCCCGGCTCGTCGCCATCCTCAGGCAGCGCTGCCGAGCCAACAACCCACGGTTCCAGTTCGGGCACGCATCCCCCGCATTTCTACAAGCTAGAATTCACGACCTATGACGGCGTTGATGATCCCCTAAACTGGCTAAACCACTGCGAGCAGTTCTTCCGTGGTCAGCGTACCCTGGCCTCGGATCGCGTCTGGCTGGCCTCCTATCATCTGACTGGCGCAGCACAGACTTGGTACTATGCCCTCGAGTAGGATGAGGGCATGCCTACATGGGACCGCTTCAAGGAACTCTGCAATCTCTGTTTCGGACCGGTGGTTCGTGGCACCCGCCTGTCCGAGCTCGCCCAGCTGCCGTTCCTGTCGACGGTCCAGGACTACTCAGACCGCTTCAATGTGGTACTGTGCCATGCCCGCAACCTGTCCGCCCTCGGAAGGCCGAACTGTTTGTGGGTGGCTTACTAGAGCACATCAAGGTGGACGTGGAGCCGTGTGAGCGCCAGGATCTCCAGACTGCCATGCACATAGCACAGGCCTTCGAGTGTCGCACTGCTGCCATGACGCTAGCCCCTGCCCAGTGTGGGGCACGGCCACCACAGCGCCCAGGCCTACCAGTGCCTCCTCGGCCGACTACAGCAGCACCAGCAGGCCTGGGCGCCCCTCTTGCTCTGCCCGCACCTCCACCAGCGGCTGGCCAGCAGGCTCTGGCTCGTCCCTTCCATCGGCTGTCGTAGGCTGAGCAGCTGGAGCGCCGTTGCCAGGGTCTCTGTTATAACTGCGACGAGCCCTATGTCCGCGGCCACCAGTGCCAGTGGCTCCTCTACTTGGAGTCGGCCGACTTCCTCGACGACATACCTGCTGAGGTCGCAGCCATGGCTGCCTTTCCGGAGGACGCTGCTGCTCCAGCGGATGCGCAAGATGCAGCAGCCCAACCAACGGTCTCCCTCTACGCCATCGTCGGTATTCGGACGGAGAACGCCATGCGCTTACCTGTCTCTATTCATGGCCACCGCCTCGTGGCGCTTCTCGACTCCGGCTCCACACATAACTTCATCGACGCCAACCTCATGTGCTGCCTACGCCTGTCCACAGCGCCACATCCCACCATGCGGGTCTTGGTGGCCAATGGGGACCGAGTGCATTGTGAAGGGGTCGCTCATGACGTGGCGCTGGCCATTGGCACAGAAGAGTTCTCCATCAGCTGCTTCGGCATCAATCTCGGTGGCTTTGATGTCATCCTGGGTGTCGACTTCCTCCGCATGCTCGGTCCTATCCTCTGGGACTTTGAAGACCTGTGCATGGCCTTCACGCGGGGCTCTCGGCCCATCCTATGGACGGGCCTCGGCTCCCCCCGCGACGACATACGAGAGCCGGCGGTCCGTGCGGTGGCTGCAGCTCCTGAACAGCCCTTGCTGGACCGCCTCCTCCGCCAGTTTGACGACGTGTTCGCTGAGCCGTGTGGTCTGCCTCCAGCGCGCCCctacgaccaccgcatccacctgATGCCCGGTACCACGCCTGTCGTCGTCCAGCCATACCGCTACCCACAGCTCCAGAAGGACGAGTTGGAGTGGCAGTGTGAGGCCATGCTCACTCAGGGCATCATTTGGCCGAGTACTTCGGCGTTCTCCACTCTATCCTCTTGGTGCGGAAGGCCGATAATACTTggcgcttctgcatcgactaccgcgCGCTCAACGACAAGACATCCAAGGACAAGTTCCCCATCCCGGTGGTCGATGAGCTCATGGACAAGCTCCATGGCgcccgcttcttcaccaagctcgacctccAATCGGGCTATCACCAGGTGCGGATGCACCCGGAGGACGTCGAGAAGACGACGTTTCGCACACATCATGGCCACttcgagttcctggtgatgccttTTGGCCTCACAACACGCTAGCTACCTTCCAGGCCCTGATGAACTACGTCCTTCGCCCGTTTCTGCGGAGGTTCGTCCTTGTGTTTTTCAACGACATACTCATCTACAGCTCGTCGTGGGCCGAACATCTACACCACGTCCGCCTCGTCCTCGACGCGCTCCGGGCGCACCACCTCCACCTCAAGCATTCGAAGTGCTCCTTCAGGGCGTCTTCGGTCACTTACCTCAGCCACGTCATCTCCGCCGACGGCGTCGCCATGGACAGCGACAAGGTGGACGCTGTCCCATCGTGGCCTACATTGCGCTCGGCTCGAGGGCTGcgcggcttcctcggcctcgcagGATACTACCGCAAGTTCATCCACGACTTCGGCACGATCGCGGCACCCCTCACTCGGCTCCTGCGCAAAGATGCCTTCTCCTAGACCGAGGAGGCTGAGGCGGCTTTTCAGGCACTCAAGCGCGCCTTGTCAACGGGGCCGGTCCTCCAGATGCCTGTTTTCGACAAGCTGTTCACCGTCGACTGCGACGCCTCCGGCGCCGGTTTTGGGGCTGTTCTCCATCAAGATGGCGGCCCGCTTGCCTTCTACAGCCGCCCGTTCGCCTCTCGTCACCTGAAGCTCATGGCTTACGGGCGGGAGTTGATCGGTCTTGTGCAGTCCATGCGACTTGGCGCCCGTATCTCTGGGGGCGTCGCTTCCTCGTCCGCACCGACCACTTCGCCTTGAAGTTCTTGCTGGATCAACACATCTCCACCGTGCCGCAGCATCAGTGGATCAACAAGCTCTTCGGCTTCGATTTCACTGTGGAATACGGCCCAGGCCGGTTGAACACGGTGTCTGACGCCCTGTCCCTCCGCGACTTCGACGCCGTTGCCATTGACGCCGCGGTGCACGCCATCTCAGGGCCCTCGTTTCGCTTCATCGATGACATTCGAGCAGCCACATCCACCACCGACGATTCCTGCCATCTCCTACAGCAGCTTCAGGATGGCGAGCTCGGTGAGCCATGGCGCCTTGCTGAAGGTCTCCTACTGCATGGGTCCCGCATCTATGTGTCGGCCCATGATGATTTACGCCACTAGGTCATCACGCTGGCGCATGCCGCTGGACATGAGGGCGTCCAGAAAACGCTCTAGCGGCTCCAGAGCGACTTCATCCTGGGTGACCGCTCTATGGTCCAGGATTTCGTGTGTCCGTGCAACACGTGCCAGCGGAACAAGACTCAAGCTCTACTTCCAGCGGGTCTGCTACAACCCCTCGATGTGCCGTCCCAGGTTTGGGCTGACATTTCGATGGATTTTATCGAGGGCCTGCCCAAGGTCAATGGCAAGTCTGTGATCCTCACGGTGGTCGATCGCTTCTCCAAGTATGCACATTTCATCGCGCTCGGCCACCCCTACACTGCTGCCTCCGTCGCCCGTGCCTTCTTTGACAACATCGTGCGTCTACACGGGTTTCCCTCCTCCATTGTCAGTGACAGCGATCCGGTGTTCACAGGCCATGTGTGGCGTGATTTATTCAAGATGGCAGGCGTCACATTGCGCATGAGCACGGCCTTTCACCCCCAGACGGACAGTCAGTTTGAGGTTGTCAATAAGGTGCTGGCCATGTATCTTCGTTGCGTCACAGGTGACCGGCCTCGTGCGTGGGTCGAGTGGCTGTCATGGGtggagtactgctacaacacATCCTTTCACTCTGCCCTGCGTGCTACTCCATTTGAGGTGATCTACGGTCGGCCTCCGCCGCCTCTATTACCGTATACAGCGGGGACAACCCGTACTGACAAGGTGGATGTTCTCCTTCGCGATCGCGATGCCTTTCTCGCTGAGGTTCGCGAGCACCTCCTCCAGGCACAACAGCTATCCAAGAAGTACTATGATGCCTCTCATCGTGATGTGGAGTTTGTTGTGGGCGATTGGGTGTGGCTGCGCCTCCTTCACCGCACAGCACAGTCCTTGGAGCCCCGGGCCAAAGGTAAGCTTGGCCCTCGCTACGCTGGGCCATTCCAGGTGCTTGAACGCATTGGACAGGTGGCCTACCTTCTTCAGCTGCCCGAGGGTGCTCGCCTTCACGATGTCTTCCATGTGGGACTGTTGAAGCCGCACAAAGTTGACCCTCCAGCCGCTCCAACAGCGCTGCCTCCGACGCTGGATGGTCGCCTCCTTCCGACGCCTGAACGTGATCTCTGTGCTCAGCTTCGTCGGGGTGCTTGGCAGGTCCTCATCAAGTGGCACGGTTTGCCCGAAGACGACGCTACTTGGGAGCCACTCCAGGAGTTCCAGGATCTCTACCCCaactttcagctcgaggacgggCTGTTtgtcgaggggggggggggggagatattATGACCAGTATACAATATACCAAGCGCTGGCGTACAAGTGGCTAGGGGCGCCCAGATCAGATAGGTGGCGCCTAGAATTAGATGGCCTAATAGCCCAATTATCCTTGTTTTATTATTTGCTATTTTCCctaaatagatatttatttcttaaAATAGGGCCTCTTAGAGGGGATATATATATCTTGTAAACATTATTGAAGAAATCAAGCAAGGCAAACATTATTTGCCTGGCCTCAAGGGCCAAGGGCTGCATAAGTGACTTCCTTGCCGCCCTGCCTCTTCTCACGCATAGCCCTAGGGCAGAAGCAGTGAGCAACCGTCGCCTCTTCCTCTCGCCGCCACGGCACCACACCGTCGCCGAGAGATCAGACCTCGCCCTCCCCTCTTCCATCCCTACAACCTCCACAGCAACTCCGGTAGGACCTCACGTCCTATCACTAGCACACCTGATGTGCGTGCCTACCTGAAGTTACATGCTAGTACCACATACACTAAAACAATTATTGCTCCAAATCCATCTCAAGCAAAAGCAGCTTGAAACACCTATGATCTTTCTTCAATTAATCAGAGTTCTATGTCATAAGAAGATATAAACACTGTGCACAAATTCCTACTATGGACAACGAAAAAATCAGTCACAGAATAAAGGAAAACTTATATCCTTTCATTTAGCTCAGCTGTTATTTCTTGACCACTGAACTCAATGGAGAGAACTAGAAAGAGAGAAAAAGTGGCTACAAACTTACATCAGCAAGTTCATCCAAAACAAGAAGCACATTTTatcaaaaataaaaaatgaaaaacaAGCAGATTAGCAAGAGaatattaaataaaaataaaggCCGAGCACATCAACAAGTGAGCCTAGTAAATAAAACTCAAAGGTAAGGTCATCTCAGAGACTCAGACCATACCAGTTGAATCAAAGCAAAGGATTGTCATGAAATTTGGGTTCTCTGTGAGAAATATACTGTTCTCTTCCGGTTCATCTCGTTCTCCATCAAAGTGAACAGTCTATGTTTTCAACAATTACAAGGCAGTGGATCATGATCGAGATCATTTAGGTTCACAAGTATTTCCTAGGTAGACTAGATAAAGCACCAGCATGCCAGTACCTTTTAGGTATGTCGACTATTACTAACAGGATAAAATGAGACCGAGAAGAAACAAATAAGCATCTTGACATTTTGTTTCTCACTATTCCAAAGCATTTGCAGCTAGGGAAAAGAACAAATGCAATATTTGTATCCTCGAAAAATCCAAATAGACCTGCTTGCGTAGGACTAGGAGAGACTCCGTGTAGCATAACGCGTTCAACTCAGATCCATAGCGGAATACATGATTCATCTGAAATCTAACGCAAAACTGACCAAATCGTCTGACAAAGAAGGCCCAATTCGCAGATGGTTTTACAGTCGAGTAAACGCACCCAATTAGACATTCTAATCGCAATTAATTCGAAGCTAAATGACCCAGTCAACAGGGAGCAAATTACCCATTCCTAGGAGGGAAATCCGCCAAGGATGGGTCAATTTGATTCGATTCCTCTGTAAAGATCCCGGCTTTCCCCACCGAGATCCCCAAATCCGCACGCAATCCCATCTGAAATCGGTGCACCGGGAGCAAGGCACCAACCTGATGGATGGGCGGGAACATGGAGTTGGTGCAGACGGGGCACTCGAGCAGCTCGTGCACGCTGGTCGCCGGCGGGCCCCCGCTTGCTCCCGCTGCGCCCGCTGCCCCCGCCGCTAACGCACCCGCCGGGCCCGCCCCGCCGCCCCCGGCATTCACCTTGGGGAACGCGCGGACGGCACCCGAGGATGGGAGGTGGGCGGGGTGGAGCGGCAGGCCGAGATGGCCGTGGTGGCCGTGGTGCGGGTGGCCGTCGACGTCGTCCACGTCCATGGCAGCGTCCGGGAGGGAGAGGCACTCCACGCTGTCCATGTCCATGGCCGCGCCGCGCCCCGCGGCTGAGGTGGGGCTGGATTCGTTTGGGGGTGCGCTGGGTTGGGTTGGCtggggacgacgacgacgcggggcatatttaactttttaccgtTACAGAGATCGGCGGCTCTTCAGATAGCATCACGATTGCGGTTATATTTTCACcgtcaaaaacaaaaaaacagatATAAAAATA
This genomic interval carries:
- the LOC136512288 gene encoding E3 ubiquitin-protein ligase SINAT5-like, yielding MDMDSVECLSLPDAAMDVDDVDGHPHHGHHGHLGLPLHPAHLPSSGAVRAFPKVNAGGGGAGPAGALAAGAAGAAGASGGPPATSVHELLECPVCTNSMFPPIHQCQNGHTLCSTCKARVHNRCPTCRQELGDIRCLALEKVAESLELPCKYCSLGCPEIFPYYSKIKHEAQCSFRPYNCPYAGSECAVAGDIPFLVAHLRDDHKVDMHSGCTFNHRYVKSNPREVENATWMLTVFHCFGQYFCLHFEAFQLGMAPVYMAFLRFMGDENEARNYTYSLEVGGNGRKMVWEGTPRSIRDSHRKVRDSHDGLVIQRNMALFFSGGDRKELKLRVTGRIWKEQTNPDGACIPNLCS